The Streptococcus equi subsp. equi nucleotide sequence ATTTTAGGTGTTGGATTGACCACATTTGGCTATAGCGTTAACTCAAAGCACCTAAAGCAGCTTGAAGCAGCTGAAAAAAAACTACAGGCCTTAACCCCTAATGTAAAAGCAATCGTCGCTGACGAGATGAAGGGGTATATGATTCAGGGTGACGCTGCTATTGGTGTTACCTTCTCAGGAGAGGCTAGCGAAATGCTGGACAATAACGACCATCTACACTATGTTGTACCATCAGAGGGCTCAAACCTTTGGTTTGATAATCTGGTGCTTCCCAAAACAATGAAGCATGAAAATGAAGCCTATGCCTTTATCAACTTTATCATGAAGCCGGAAAATGCAGCACAAAATGCTGAATATATCGGCTATGCCACTCCCAATACAAAAGCGAAGGCTTTATTGCCAGATGATATTAAAAATGACCCAGCCTTTTACCCAACTGACGAGACCGTAAAGAAATTAGAGGTTTATGATAATTTAGGCTCTAAATGGCTTGGTATTTACAACGACCTTTACCTACAATTTAAGATGTATCGAAAATAGGTCATGCAAGATTGAAGGAGCTATTCATTGGAAAGCTTCTTCAGTCTTTTTTAGCTTGGTCTGGTCTCAATAATCTCATGAGATTAAAAAGAACTAGAATCTTGCTTTCGTCTTTGATACAATAGTAGTGGTTTATTAAAATGAAAGAGATGACAAAATGGAAAATCATAAAAACGAGTTTACCTTTTCCAAACATTCAATCATAGCCTACGTTTGGCGTGGCATTTTAGTCGGGATAATTGCTGGAGCTATTGTCAGTTTGTTTCGCTTATTGATTGAGATGGTTAGTGAGGCTGTTGTTGGCTATTATCACCAAGCTCACAGCAATCGCATGCTCCTTGTTCCGATAGCAGGCTTTAGCTTATTAGCTGTTTTTTTAGTTGGTCTTTTGGTCAAGTCTGACGCCAACATTAAAGGCTCTGGTATTCCACACGTCGAAGGGGAGCTAAAGGGCTTGATGTCACCCAATTGGTGGAGTGTGCTTTGGAAAAAATACCTTGGTGGAACAATTGCCATTTCTATGGGCTTAATGCTTGGAAGAGAAGGCCCTTCTATACAATTAGGGGCTATGTCAGCTAAAGGCTTAGCTAAGTACCTGAAATCTAGTCGTCTAGAAAAACGTGTCTTGATCGCTAGTGGAGCAGCTGCTGGCTTATCAGCTGCTTTTAATGCGCCTATTGCAGGACTGCTTTTTGTTGTTGAGGAGATTTACCACCATTTTTCAAGATTAGTGTGGATCACTGCCTTGGTTGCAAGCCTTGTTGCGAACTTTATTTCGTTGAATATTTTT carries:
- the potD gene encoding spermidine/putrescine extracellular binding protein; this encodes MRKLYSFLAGIIGVILLLATLSFILQKKTSSASQSDKLVIYNWGDYIDPALLKKFTKETGIEVQYETFDSNEAMYTKIKQGGTTYDIAVPSDYTIDKMIKEKLLVKLDKSKLVGLDNIGQEFLGKSFDPHNDYSIPYFWGTVGIVYNDQLVDKAPMHWEDLWRPEYQNSIMLVDGAREILGVGLTTFGYSVNSKHLKQLEAAEKKLQALTPNVKAIVADEMKGYMIQGDAAIGVTFSGEASEMLDNNDHLHYVVPSEGSNLWFDNLVLPKTMKHENEAYAFINFIMKPENAAQNAEYIGYATPNTKAKALLPDDIKNDPAFYPTDETVKKLEVYDNLGSKWLGIYNDLYLQFKMYRK